Proteins encoded by one window of Ignavibacteriota bacterium:
- the rbfA gene encoding 30S ribosome-binding factor RbfA, translating into MPHRPEKVANEIKRILAQPIVDISNSIKAGFATLTAVRISKDLQNAKLYISLFGKNSQPGKLIDELENQRGELRHIIAKDMRLKSVPDLKFYLDDTLDQIEHIQSLLNSVKSSNTDDDNFTQSD; encoded by the coding sequence ATGCCACACAGACCAGAAAAAGTAGCTAATGAAATAAAAAGAATCCTTGCACAACCGATTGTAGATATTTCAAATAGTATCAAAGCCGGTTTTGCTACTTTGACTGCTGTCAGAATTTCTAAAGATTTACAAAATGCTAAACTTTATATAAGTCTTTTTGGAAAAAATAGTCAGCCGGGTAAACTAATTGACGAACTTGAAAATCAACGAGGCGAGCTGAGACATATTATCGCTAAAGATATGAGATTAAAATCAGTACCTGATCTAAAATTCTATCTCGACGATACTTTAGACCAGATTGAACATATTCAATCGCTCTTAAATTCCGTAAAAAGCAGCAACACTGATGATGATAATTTTACTCAATCAGATTAA
- the truB gene encoding tRNA pseudouridine(55) synthase TruB translates to MIFSKSNTDNIEEFIAASHSTGAAILIDKPVDWTSFNVVAKIRNLLKVKKVGHAGTLDPLATGLLIICTGKFTKKINEFQDLYKEYTGEIKIGAVTKSYDSEFPEENIKDISHISDEMVIESSRSFIGRHKQFPPMFSAKKVNGKKLYELARKDIKIELKANEVDFFNVIAKYEPPLVDFYIKCSKGTYIRSFAYDLGEKLGVGGYLKSLRRTAIGDFRADDAIKMNDFIDIISNYSGK, encoded by the coding sequence ATGATATTCTCAAAAAGTAATACAGATAATATCGAAGAATTTATTGCCGCTTCACATTCAACCGGGGCGGCAATTCTTATAGATAAGCCAGTTGATTGGACATCTTTCAATGTCGTTGCAAAAATTCGAAATTTACTCAAAGTAAAAAAAGTTGGTCACGCAGGAACTTTAGACCCTTTGGCAACCGGTTTGCTGATAATATGCACAGGTAAATTCACCAAAAAAATCAACGAATTCCAGGACTTATACAAAGAATATACCGGCGAAATTAAAATAGGTGCTGTAACAAAATCTTATGACTCTGAGTTTCCGGAAGAGAATATCAAAGACATTTCTCACATTTCAGATGAAATGGTCATTGAGTCATCCAGAAGCTTTATCGGAAGGCATAAGCAGTTTCCACCTATGTTTTCTGCCAAGAAAGTTAACGGCAAAAAGCTATATGAGTTAGCCAGAAAAGATATTAAAATTGAGCTAAAAGCAAATGAAGTTGATTTTTTCAACGTCATTGCAAAATATGAACCACCACTCGTTGATTTTTATATTAAATGCTCCAAAGGAACTTATATAAGGTCGTTCGCTTATGATTTAGGCGAGAAATTGGGAGTCGGTGGTTACTTAAAATCTTTGAGAAGAACTGCCATTGGCGATTTTAGAGCCGATGATGCTATCAAAATGAATGATTTTATTGATATTATTTCAAATTATTCCGGCAAATAA
- the ribF gene encoding riboflavin biosynthesis protein RibF, whose protein sequence is MNIFRSFDEINFQKDTILTVGTFDGIHLGHQFIINKLLKISEDNHLRNLILTIHPHPQIVLKKTGKSSVSLLTSIEERLELFKKFRVQNVLIIPFTYEFSQITAREFVVDYLIEKVGMKRILIGYDHLFGKDRNGNENLLKELSPIHNFEIERLERIGEADHSISSSAIRKALLNSDLITANKFLGHHYGLRGEVIHGLKRGRTIGFPTANLLPDDEHKLLPPVGVYFVYSIIHGRKYYGMANIGYKPTVTSNRILTIEANFFDFNLDIYGETITLHFVKKIRDEKKFSGIDELKNQIKLDKNTCLELIS, encoded by the coding sequence ATGAATATTTTTCGTAGTTTCGATGAAATAAATTTTCAGAAGGATACCATACTGACTGTTGGTACTTTCGATGGTATTCATCTTGGACATCAGTTTATTATCAATAAATTGTTAAAAATTTCAGAAGATAATCACCTGCGAAATCTAATTCTTACAATTCATCCCCACCCTCAAATTGTTCTGAAGAAAACCGGAAAATCATCTGTAAGTTTGCTTACTTCAATTGAAGAAAGATTGGAATTATTCAAAAAATTTAGAGTTCAAAATGTTTTAATAATCCCATTTACTTATGAATTTTCTCAAATCACTGCCCGCGAATTTGTTGTTGATTATCTTATAGAAAAAGTTGGAATGAAGAGGATTTTAATTGGATATGACCATTTATTCGGAAAAGACAGAAACGGCAATGAAAATCTTCTGAAAGAACTCTCCCCTATCCATAATTTTGAGATTGAAAGACTAGAAAGGATTGGCGAGGCAGACCACTCAATTTCAAGTTCAGCTATAAGAAAAGCTCTTCTTAACTCAGATTTAATCACGGCAAATAAATTTCTGGGACATCATTACGGTCTTCGTGGCGAAGTCATACACGGACTCAAGCGCGGAAGGACAATCGGTTTCCCAACAGCGAATTTGTTACCGGATGATGAGCACAAGCTCCTTCCACCTGTGGGAGTATATTTTGTGTACTCCATTATTCACGGCAGGAAGTATTACGGAATGGCTAATATTGGATACAAACCAACTGTTACAAGTAATCGTATTCTGACTATAGAAGCCAATTTTTTTGATTTCAATCTTGATATTTATGGAGAGACAATTACTTTGCATTTCGTAAAAAAAATCCGTGATGAAAAGAAATTCTCCGGTATTGATGAACTGAAAAATCAAATTAAATTAGATAAAAATACATGCCTTGAGCTTATATCATAA